DNA sequence from the Synergistaceae bacterium genome:
CGCGGAATCTATGAAATTATGATGATTGATGACAACTTGCGCGATATGATTCTGAAGGAACAGTCAGCAATGTCAATTAGAGACGAGGCAATTAGAAACGGTATGAAAACTTTGCGGCAGTCAGGTTTAAACGCTGTGGCAGCCGGTTATACTTCACTGGAGGAGATTATAAGTGCAACACTTTAGCAGCGAAAACATCAAGAAATTAATCAATCTAGCAATAAAATCAAATGCAAGCGATATACATTTAAGCTCGGACTCTCATGCAGCTTTAAGAGTTCACGGCGAATTAGATTACATTGACGATTTAGAAATTTTTACGCGCGATGAACTTGTAAATTTTCTTGACGAGATTTTGAGCAGCTCACAATCAGAAAGATTCAAGCGCACAGGAGATTTAGATTTTGCCTTCACCTTTGAGTCTCAGCGGTTCAGGGGGAGTGCTTATCGTGAAATGCGAGGAGTATCACTAACTTTCAGGCTTATTCCATCGGTTATAAGATCTCTTGATGAACTCGGACTCCCTGAAATTCTCAAGACAATAGCGGATAGGCATAGAGGGCTTTTTCTCGCAACAGGGCCGACCGGACACGGTAAAAGCTCAACACTTGCGGCACTCGTCAACGAAATCAATCACACGCGCAAATGTCATATAGTAACAATTGAAGATCCTATCGAATATATACATACTCCGGCAATGTCTGTAATTCATCAACGCGAAATAGGCAATGACACAGAAAATTTTGCGTCAGGAATAAGGCACGTTTTGAGGCAGGACCCCGACGTTATATTAATCGGCGAAATGAGAGACCTTGAGACAATTTCAGCAGCAATCACAGCAGCAGAAACGGGACATTTAGTATTAGGGACTCTTCACACGCAGGACGCTTCACAGTCAATTGAAAGAATCGTGGACGTTTTTCCCCCTCATCAGCAGAATCAAATCAGGCTGCAATTAGCTTATACGTTAATAGGCATTTGTTCGCAGCAGTTATTACCGGCGGCAGGCTTTGCAGGGCGTTTTTGTGCGACAGAATTATTATTATCGACTCCGGCAGTACGAAGCAATATCAGAGAGGGCAAGACAGCAAGTCTGCGAAATTCAATGCTCACCGGCCTAAATACTGGTATGCACACGATGGAACAGGATTTAACGCGCTTATATCGTGAAGGTTCAATTACGAAATCAACGGCGAAAGATTTTGCTTACGATTTGCAGGAGATCGACCGGCTTTTATCGATGTAAAGGGGTGATAAATTTTGAACTATAAATATCGTGCAAGACAGCAGGACGGCGAAATAACAGAAGGTTATATTGCAGCAGACAGCCAGAAACACGCGCTTGAATTATTACGCGGCCGAAATATGATCGTAATAAATTTACATGAGCAGGGGACTTCAACTCTTGCAGGGCCGGCCAAGTCAAAATCTAAAGGGTTCAGCCTTAAAGCATTATTAAACGCTGATATAGGACATTTATTTTCGGGCGGTAAGGTCTCGCTGAAAACTTTAATGGTATTCTTCCGCCAGCTTGCAACAATGGAAGGTGCCGGGGTCGGTCTTGCTTCTGCACTTGATGTAATAACGAGTCAAGAAAGTAATTATGCGCTTAGAAAAATTTTGCTCGACGTTAAAGCGCGTCTTGACAGGGGAGTCACGTTAAGTCAGGCACTGAGTCAGCACCCGGCATTTAGTGCATTGTTAATTTCACTTGTTCAGGCAGGAGAAGAAGGCGGAATGCTTGATTATTCGCTCGAACAAGGCGCAGTCTTACTTGAGAAGCAGGCGGCATTACACAGCAAAGTTAAGAGTGCATTATTTTATCCTGCATTTGTCATGTTATTTGCTGTAGGGATTCTAATATTTTTCTTTATGTTCCTGGTTCCGAAATTTAA
Encoded proteins:
- a CDS encoding type IV pilus twitching motility protein PilT produces the protein MQHFSSENIKKLINLAIKSNASDIHLSSDSHAALRVHGELDYIDDLEIFTRDELVNFLDEILSSSQSERFKRTGDLDFAFTFESQRFRGSAYREMRGVSLTFRLIPSVIRSLDELGLPEILKTIADRHRGLFLATGPTGHGKSSTLAALVNEINHTRKCHIVTIEDPIEYIHTPAMSVIHQREIGNDTENFASGIRHVLRQDPDVILIGEMRDLETISAAITAAETGHLVLGTLHTQDASQSIERIVDVFPPHQQNQIRLQLAYTLIGICSQQLLPAAGFAGRFCATELLLSTPAVRSNIREGKTASLRNSMLTGLNTGMHTMEQDLTRLYREGSITKSTAKDFAYDLQEIDRLLSM
- a CDS encoding type II secretion system F family protein: MNYKYRARQQDGEITEGYIAADSQKHALELLRGRNMIVINLHEQGTSTLAGPAKSKSKGFSLKALLNADIGHLFSGGKVSLKTLMVFFRQLATMEGAGVGLASALDVITSQESNYALRKILLDVKARLDRGVTLSQALSQHPAFSALLISLVQAGEEGGMLDYSLEQGAVLLEKQAALHSKVKSALFYPAFVMLFAVGILIFFFMFLVPKFKETFSTMNIELPNITLYLFAAGEWFSANWYFILAGAVGIIFLWIFLCKNRATRKTMDKIKLKIPILKTLLFKASMARSARTFSSLVSAGVPVIRSLEMAEGTAGNAVVEEGFDELRSNAIKGVSLGDSARQAGIFPVLVSQMMRIGEETGHLDTMLERVATWYDQELDEQIKATTSLLEPVMIVFVGGIIAVIAIAIFSPVTSAIVQLS